In the genome of Dehalococcoidales bacterium, one region contains:
- a CDS encoding trypsin-like peptidase domain-containing protein yields the protein MNKWKSTAIIVLLFILTAGIVANGVFYYQMHNNFNTANTQIEALNGNVASLNGSVSVIEGNLSGVSNNVSAISGSVSNLNNTMSSLESDMSGIQNDVSGVQGQLSGVNSDLSVIKGDINGLNSDYASLQDNFAGVEDSVAGISADVDGLKDRIDSAEANIVDWAKIAADIEPSMVILTANGYTGSGVIITADGWIVTARHVVEDANVNDLDITLTNGTKYVCDAINLYNNIDIALVKIKSIKKDFRFAAIGSSADLEVGEQVMAVGNALALGNPLSHSVGIVSAFRTAISDGNDYIQTDTTINGGNSGGPLVNAKGEVVGIVSWKYVGYRDDDGYFFDQIFEGMGFAVPIDEIFPLPGGIIIR from the coding sequence ATGAACAAATGGAAATCGACTGCAATAATTGTACTGCTTTTTATTTTAACTGCCGGTATCGTGGCTAACGGTGTGTTTTACTATCAAATGCACAATAATTTTAATACTGCCAACACACAAATCGAAGCGCTTAACGGGAATGTTGCATCCTTAAACGGGAGCGTTTCCGTTATAGAAGGAAACTTGTCGGGGGTTAGTAACAATGTTTCCGCTATCAGCGGGAGTGTGTCGAACCTAAATAACACTATGTCTTCTCTTGAAAGTGATATGTCCGGTATACAAAATGATGTATCCGGAGTTCAGGGGCAGTTAAGCGGTGTAAACAGTGACCTTTCCGTAATTAAGGGCGATATTAACGGATTAAACAGCGATTATGCTTCTTTACAAGATAACTTTGCCGGAGTTGAAGATAGTGTCGCCGGGATATCGGCGGATGTTGACGGCCTTAAAGATCGTATCGATTCTGCTGAAGCCAACATCGTAGATTGGGCGAAAATTGCAGCCGATATCGAACCTTCAATGGTGATACTAACTGCTAACGGTTATACCGGTTCCGGGGTTATTATTACTGCCGACGGCTGGATTGTTACTGCGCGCCACGTTGTAGAGGACGCCAATGTTAATGATCTTGATATTACCCTTACCAACGGAACGAAATATGTATGCGATGCAATAAATCTCTATAACAATATTGATATTGCGCTGGTTAAAATAAAGTCGATCAAAAAGGATTTTCGCTTTGCGGCCATAGGCTCCTCTGCTGACCTTGAGGTTGGCGAACAGGTTATGGCGGTGGGGAATGCGCTTGCATTAGGGAACCCGCTTAGCCACAGCGTAGGCATTGTTTCCGCTTTCCGTACAGCAATTAGCGACGGAAACGATTATATTCAGACAGATACGACAATTAACGGCGGAAACAGCGGTGGTCCTTTAGTTAATGCTAAAGGCGAAGTAGTCGGGATTGTTTCATGGAAATATGTGGGATACAGGGACGATGACGGATATTTCTTTGATCAAATATTCGAAGGAATGGGCTTTGCGGTTCCCATTGATGAAATATTCCCTCTGCCAGGTGGAATTATAATTCGCTAA
- the hflX gene encoding GTPase HflX, protein MNSRLQGILKNKEKAVLVSVSIDTAKDNWSLDQSLDELAKLADTAGAIVVGRLTQNLKQPSKNLYIGKGKLDELIELKSTLEPDVIIFDDELSPLQQRNLEQALDTKIIDRVALILDIFARRAQTHEGKLQVELAQHQYLLPRLAGQWSHLERLGGGIGTRGPGESQLETDRRLINRKIQKLKKQLDDVKKHRMLHRTRRQKSGIPIVALVGYTNSGKSTLLNVLSQAGVLAEDKLFATLDPTTRRIALPERTPFLLTDTVGFIRKLPPVVVSAFRATLEELEEASLLLHVVDFSSPSAPEMCEVVEAVFEDLEIADKPVITVLNKIDVLLDSQKKWNEEEALSFFENQEINEKENTVVISAQNGWGLKNLLEKVDNIIKNKDLGSFGFTPKNEPL, encoded by the coding sequence ATTAATAGTAGATTACAAGGTATTTTAAAGAATAAAGAAAAGGCAGTACTGGTTTCGGTTAGTATTGATACTGCCAAAGATAACTGGTCATTGGACCAATCCCTTGATGAACTGGCCAAGCTGGCTGATACTGCCGGGGCAATTGTTGTCGGCAGGCTCACTCAAAATTTAAAACAGCCGTCTAAAAATCTATACATTGGTAAAGGTAAGCTGGATGAACTTATTGAGCTTAAAAGCACGCTGGAGCCCGATGTAATTATTTTTGATGATGAATTATCGCCCTTACAGCAAAGAAACCTGGAACAGGCTTTAGACACAAAGATAATTGACCGTGTCGCGCTGATATTGGATATTTTTGCGCGTCGTGCTCAGACACACGAAGGTAAATTACAGGTAGAACTTGCCCAGCACCAATATTTATTACCAAGATTAGCCGGACAATGGAGCCATCTTGAGCGGCTTGGGGGCGGTATTGGTACCAGAGGGCCGGGTGAATCCCAGTTGGAGACCGACCGCAGGTTAATAAACAGGAAAATCCAAAAATTAAAGAAACAGCTTGACGATGTAAAAAAACACCGAATGCTTCATCGCACCCGGCGCCAAAAAAGCGGAATCCCGATAGTGGCCTTGGTTGGTTATACCAATTCGGGGAAAAGCACTTTGTTAAATGTTCTTAGTCAGGCCGGTGTTTTAGCCGAAGACAAACTTTTTGCAACATTGGACCCGACTACCAGAAGAATTGCGTTACCGGAAAGAACACCGTTCCTTCTTACCGATACAGTCGGGTTTATAAGAAAGTTGCCGCCGGTAGTGGTATCGGCTTTTCGTGCAACGCTTGAAGAATTGGAAGAGGCTTCGCTTCTTTTGCATGTTGTTGATTTTTCTTCTCCCAGTGCCCCCGAAATGTGTGAAGTTGTAGAAGCTGTTTTTGAAGATCTCGAAATTGCAGACAAACCGGTTATTACGGTATTAAACAAGATTGATGTTTTACTTGATTCTCAGAAAAAATGGAATGAAGAAGAAGCGCTGTCATTTTTTGAAAACCAAGAAATTAATGAAAAAGAAAACACGGTGGTTATTTCGGCTCAAAACGGCTGGGGGTTAAAAAACCTCCTGGAAAAAGTGGATAACATCATAAAAAACAAAGACCTCGGCTCTTTTGGTTTTACACCAAAAAACGAGCCTCTGTAG
- a CDS encoding LL-diaminopimelate aminotransferase has protein sequence MQISHRLNALTPNYFLAVNKKIAEKRALGEEVIDFSVGDPDFATPTNVIDEISAKAGDPLNHRYPNITGLPELRQAVADWYKRRFGVILNPDNEILPLHGSKEGIGYLSLSCLNPGDVALVPDPGYPAYTAGTVLAGGEVFKMPLLSQNNYLPDLQAIPETVLKKAKIIWINYPNNPTGAVCDLKFFEDVAEFAQKHNLLVCHDAPYTEIAFEGNNPPSFLQAKGAKDVGVEFHSLSKSYNMAGWRIGMAVGNPEVIQLITKLKSNLDPGISQAIQYGAIEALNNAQTAPAKSSLVYQRRRDLIVEVLNDIGASAEMPKAGLYVWTKVPAGYTSAEFADDLLDKLGIVVTPGTVYGTYGEGYVRLSLTVSDPNLIKGLSRLAGWKNEKDKFKPKIRK, from the coding sequence ATGCAAATCTCACATCGACTAAATGCACTTACCCCCAATTATTTCTTGGCTGTAAACAAAAAAATTGCCGAAAAGAGGGCTTTGGGGGAAGAAGTTATCGATTTCAGTGTGGGAGACCCCGATTTTGCTACTCCGACAAATGTAATTGATGAAATATCAGCTAAAGCCGGTGACCCATTAAACCATCGCTATCCCAATATAACCGGGCTTCCCGAATTGCGGCAAGCCGTTGCCGATTGGTATAAGAGGCGTTTCGGTGTAATTCTAAATCCTGATAATGAAATTTTGCCGCTGCACGGTTCTAAAGAGGGGATAGGGTATCTATCTTTATCCTGTTTAAATCCCGGTGATGTTGCCCTTGTGCCTGATCCCGGATATCCTGCCTATACAGCCGGAACTGTCTTAGCCGGCGGTGAGGTATTTAAAATGCCGCTTCTATCTCAAAATAACTATTTGCCCGATTTGCAGGCAATTCCCGAAACGGTATTAAAAAAGGCTAAAATAATATGGATTAACTATCCCAATAACCCGACCGGCGCTGTATGTGATTTGAAATTCTTTGAGGATGTTGCTGAATTTGCCCAAAAACATAATCTATTGGTTTGCCATGATGCGCCGTATACCGAAATTGCCTTTGAAGGGAATAATCCTCCCAGTTTTTTACAAGCTAAAGGTGCAAAAGATGTCGGGGTTGAATTTCATTCACTTTCAAAAAGTTACAATATGGCCGGCTGGCGTATCGGTATGGCTGTTGGCAATCCCGAAGTAATACAGCTAATAACCAAGCTAAAATCAAATTTGGATCCGGGGATTTCTCAAGCTATTCAATACGGGGCAATCGAAGCGTTAAATAATGCACAAACCGCTCCCGCAAAAAGCAGCTTGGTTTATCAAAGGCGCCGCGATCTTATTGTTGAGGTTCTAAACGATATCGGGGCAAGCGCCGAAATGCCCAAGGCGGGTTTGTATGTTTGGACAAAGGTTCCGGCAGGTTATACTTCAGCTGAATTTGCCGATGACCTTTTAGATAAATTGGGAATTGTTGTAACCCCCGGGACTGTTTACGGAACGTATGGAGAGGGATACGTGCGTTTATCGCTTACGGTTTCCGATCCGAATTTAATAAAGGGGTTATCGCGTTTAGCGGGCTGGAAAAACGAGAAGGATAAATTCAAGCCTAAAATCAGAAAATAA
- the miaA gene encoding tRNA (adenosine(37)-N6)-dimethylallyltransferase MiaA has product MKKIIAIVGPTGIGKSNLAISIGQKFDCEIISVDSRQVYRFMDIGTAKPPPQEMALVPHHLIDIINPDEPYSLAEYQEQCLSKIEDISQRNKVPVLVGGSGQYVWAVLEGWSIPKVVPNIEYRQLLEKKAEEVGTQALYQQLQALDPKAAEKIDKFNTRRVIRALEIVHNSKDNKQNKEVQKEAQYNALIIGLTTEREELYRRVDKRVDLMIENGLIAETRRLLQSGYSEDLPSMSGIGYKQTVMYINGQISLDEAIRQIKYDTHRYVRSQYNWFKLKDDRIKWFDVQNDIEPDIINLIKDFLISK; this is encoded by the coding sequence ATGAAAAAGATAATTGCAATTGTCGGACCGACAGGTATCGGAAAAAGTAATCTGGCAATCTCCATCGGACAAAAATTTGATTGCGAAATTATTAGTGTTGACAGCCGTCAGGTTTATCGCTTTATGGATATCGGCACCGCTAAACCGCCGCCCCAAGAAATGGCTTTAGTTCCTCACCATCTAATCGATATAATTAACCCCGATGAACCCTATAGCCTGGCGGAATATCAAGAACAATGTCTGTCTAAAATTGAAGATATATCCCAAAGAAATAAAGTTCCCGTTTTAGTAGGCGGCAGCGGTCAATATGTCTGGGCGGTGTTGGAGGGGTGGTCCATTCCCAAAGTAGTCCCCAATATTGAATACCGGCAATTGCTTGAAAAAAAGGCGGAAGAAGTTGGCACCCAAGCCCTCTATCAACAACTGCAGGCTTTAGATCCTAAAGCGGCTGAAAAAATTGATAAGTTTAATACGCGCAGGGTCATCAGGGCCTTGGAGATTGTCCATAATTCCAAAGATAACAAGCAGAATAAAGAGGTGCAAAAAGAAGCACAGTATAATGCCCTTATTATAGGGTTAACCACAGAACGTGAAGAACTTTACCGCAGAGTTGATAAAAGGGTTGATTTAATGATTGAAAACGGTCTGATTGCTGAAACCCGTCGATTATTGCAGAGCGGCTACAGTGAAGATTTGCCCTCTATGTCCGGCATCGGCTATAAACAAACGGTAATGTATATTAACGGGCAAATCAGCCTCGATGAGGCGATTCGACAAATCAAATACGATACCCATCGCTACGTGCGAAGCCAATATAACTGGTTTAAGCTAAAAGATGATAGAATTAAGTGGTTTGATGTACAGAATGATATTGAACCTGATATTATAAACCTGATTAAAGATTTTTTAATATCAAAATGA
- the tpiA gene encoding triose-phosphate isomerase translates to MRTPLIAGNWKMNTTTEEATSLVINLLKPLDEITGVEKLVCPPFISLKTVSELLAKSSVKVGAQNVHYEEKGAFTGEVSPLMIKEYCEYVIIGHSERRQYFNDDLYVNRKLITALKFGITPILCIGENLEDNQADRTVAVLERQLDEAFLNIENIGGLVIAYEPIWAIGTGKSASPEQAGEIIGKIRNKVCSLFGQQVASEMRILYGGSANAENITELMGQEEIDGALVGGASLKSDQFISMVEQTSIVYKNCQNRA, encoded by the coding sequence ATGAGAACTCCACTGATTGCAGGTAATTGGAAAATGAATACAACAACCGAAGAAGCCACTTCGCTTGTTATTAATTTGCTTAAACCGCTTGATGAGATTACAGGGGTTGAAAAGCTCGTTTGCCCTCCGTTTATATCGCTAAAAACAGTTTCCGAATTATTGGCTAAAAGCTCCGTAAAAGTAGGGGCGCAAAATGTTCATTATGAAGAAAAAGGCGCCTTTACCGGTGAAGTTTCACCGCTGATGATTAAAGAATATTGCGAGTATGTTATTATTGGCCATTCGGAACGCAGACAATATTTTAACGACGATTTGTACGTTAACCGCAAGCTTATTACCGCTTTGAAATTTGGAATTACCCCCATTTTATGCATCGGAGAAAACCTGGAAGATAACCAGGCCGATAGAACTGTTGCGGTTCTTGAAAGGCAATTGGACGAAGCCTTTTTGAATATCGAAAATATCGGCGGGCTTGTTATTGCTTACGAGCCGATTTGGGCAATCGGAACCGGGAAATCGGCCAGCCCCGAACAAGCTGGTGAAATCATCGGGAAAATCAGAAATAAAGTTTGTTCGCTTTTCGGTCAACAAGTTGCTTCTGAAATGCGTATCCTTTACGGTGGAAGTGCCAATGCTGAAAATATTACCGAATTGATGGGGCAGGAAGAAATAGACGGGGCTTTGGTTGGCGGGGCCAGCCTTAAATCCGATCAATTTATTAGTATGGTCGAACAGACCTCTATCGTTTATAAGAATTGCCAAAATAGGGCATAG
- a CDS encoding 2,3-bisphosphoglycerate-independent phosphoglycerate mutase, giving the protein MSRVNLQFIKGLAKTTPSKIILLVVDGLGGLPDNVSGKTELETANTPNLDLLAAKSICGLSDPVSPGITSGSAPGHLALFGYDPITYLIGRGALEAMGIDFPLMPGDVAARGNFCTVDKEGIITDRRAGRILTEQSTKLCDLINNITIDGVTVLALPVKDHRMCLVLRGKGLSSAISDSDPQQVGMAPLKVLADNPGAERTAEIINKYLERVKEILSSYESANMLLLRGFDGKPELPAMSEIYKLKPAAIASYPMYRGLARAVGMEILKTGISVEDEIATLKQHYANHDFFFIHIKETDARGEDGDFSAKVKALEHLDKLIPEITALNPDVIVVAGDHSTPATMKGHSWHSVPVLIHSQWCRPDAVQQFTELACIYGGLGRIAATDIMPLAMANALKLNKYGA; this is encoded by the coding sequence TTGAGTAGGGTAAATCTGCAGTTTATTAAAGGATTAGCAAAAACTACGCCCTCAAAAATTATATTGTTGGTTGTTGATGGGCTTGGCGGCCTTCCCGATAACGTTAGCGGTAAAACCGAATTGGAAACTGCCAATACCCCTAATTTGGATTTGCTTGCCGCCAAGAGTATTTGCGGTTTATCCGACCCTGTCAGCCCCGGAATAACATCCGGAAGCGCCCCGGGTCATTTGGCTTTGTTCGGATATGACCCTATTACTTATCTTATAGGACGCGGGGCATTGGAAGCGATGGGAATTGATTTCCCGCTCATGCCCGGTGATGTTGCCGCCCGCGGTAATTTTTGTACTGTCGATAAAGAAGGCATAATTACCGATAGACGTGCCGGTAGAATTTTAACCGAACAAAGCACTAAACTCTGTGATTTGATTAATAACATTACAATTGACGGCGTAACTGTTTTGGCTTTACCTGTTAAAGACCACCGTATGTGTTTGGTTTTACGCGGCAAAGGTCTTAGTTCTGCAATCTCCGATTCCGATCCGCAGCAGGTTGGAATGGCGCCGTTAAAGGTTTTAGCTGATAATCCCGGTGCCGAAAGAACGGCAGAAATTATAAATAAGTATCTTGAACGTGTAAAAGAAATTCTTTCCTCTTATGAATCGGCAAATATGTTATTACTCCGAGGTTTTGATGGAAAGCCGGAACTCCCCGCTATGTCGGAGATATACAAATTGAAACCGGCGGCGATTGCCTCATATCCGATGTATCGCGGGTTGGCGAGGGCTGTCGGCATGGAAATATTAAAAACAGGCATCTCGGTTGAAGATGAAATTGCAACGCTTAAACAGCATTACGCTAACCATGACTTCTTCTTTATCCATATTAAGGAAACCGATGCGCGCGGTGAAGACGGTGATTTTAGTGCCAAGGTAAAGGCTTTGGAGCACTTGGATAAACTAATCCCCGAAATTACCGCTCTTAACCCTGATGTAATTGTAGTTGCCGGAGACCACTCTACCCCGGCTACGATGAAAGGGCATAGTTGGCACTCGGTGCCTGTCCTTATTCATTCACAATGGTGCCGTCCGGATGCCGTTCAGCAGTTTACCGAATTGGCATGTATCTACGGCGGCTTAGGAAGGATTGCGGCAACCGATATTATGCCGCTGGCGATGGCCAACGCCCTCAAACTGAATAAATACGGAGCATAA
- a CDS encoding phosphoglycerate kinase, translating into MNKLTVRDIDVSGKNVLVRVDFNVPFKCETRTVTDDSRIRASLPTIDYLVERGAKVILCSHLGRPAGEVNPEFSLDFVAKRLSKIMRQPVGFVGDCIGPEVDSAISAMQNGDVLLLENLRFYAEEEEGDAAFAEALSKHGDIFVNDAFGTAHRKHASIVGVTKYIPSVSGLLLEKEIDALGKVLTDPPHPFAVLLGGAKVSDKVAMLNNIMGKVDTIIIGGGMAATFLKAQSYEVGASLIDDSLDTASDIIEKANKNGVKLVLPDDMLVADEISTNAQTENVGIANIPSNKHIVDVGTLTITKFTKALEKCRTVFWNGPMGIYEIPQFSEGTKMMAKIIANLHGTTIIGGGSTSEIVTEMKLGHKMTFVSTGGGASLKFLSGKTLPGVEALLPKEAKTKLAKAE; encoded by the coding sequence ATGAATAAGTTAACAGTTAGAGATATCGATGTCAGTGGGAAAAATGTACTTGTAAGGGTTGACTTTAATGTCCCCTTTAAATGCGAAACACGTACTGTTACCGATGACAGTCGTATCAGGGCGTCACTCCCAACAATTGATTACCTTGTTGAGAGGGGTGCCAAGGTTATTCTGTGTTCACATCTCGGTCGTCCCGCCGGTGAGGTCAATCCCGAGTTTAGCTTGGATTTTGTGGCTAAGCGCTTATCAAAAATTATGAGGCAGCCGGTTGGTTTTGTCGGTGATTGTATCGGCCCCGAAGTAGACAGTGCCATTAGTGCTATGCAAAACGGGGATGTCTTGCTATTAGAAAATCTGCGTTTTTATGCCGAAGAAGAAGAGGGCGATGCCGCTTTTGCGGAGGCTTTGTCCAAGCACGGCGATATTTTTGTAAATGATGCCTTTGGTACCGCTCACAGAAAACACGCTTCGATTGTGGGTGTTACAAAGTATATCCCTTCCGTATCCGGTTTGCTCCTGGAAAAGGAAATAGATGCCTTAGGGAAGGTGCTCACCGACCCGCCGCACCCCTTTGCGGTACTTTTGGGCGGGGCTAAAGTAAGCGATAAAGTTGCCATGTTAAATAACATTATGGGCAAGGTGGATACCATAATTATCGGCGGAGGTATGGCGGCTACTTTCTTAAAAGCACAATCATATGAGGTTGGTGCATCCTTAATTGACGATTCACTCGATACTGCCTCGGATATAATCGAAAAAGCCAACAAAAACGGTGTTAAACTTGTTCTTCCCGATGATATGCTTGTTGCCGATGAAATCAGCACAAATGCTCAAACCGAAAATGTAGGTATTGCCAATATTCCTTCAAATAAACATATCGTTGATGTCGGAACTCTGACAATAACAAAATTTACCAAAGCGCTTGAAAAATGCCGTACCGTTTTCTGGAACGGACCGATGGGAATATATGAAATTCCTCAGTTTAGTGAAGGGACAAAAATGATGGCAAAAATCATCGCTAATTTACACGGGACAACCATTATCGGCGGCGGGTCAACATCGGAAATAGTAACCGAAATGAAATTAGGCCATAAAATGACTTTTGTTTCCACCGGCGGCGGCGCCTCGTTAAAATTTTTAAGCGGGAAAACCCTTCCCGGCGTCGAGGCACTGCTTCCTAAAGAGGCAAAAACAAAATTGGCTAAAGCGGAGTAG
- the dxs gene encoding 1-deoxy-D-xylulose-5-phosphate synthase, which translates to MSELFDSIDSPADLKGLTQKQLEKLSEEIRQEIISVVTQNGGHLASSLGTVELTVALHRVFNTPDDKIIWDVGHQSYAHKLLTGRKKEFKTLRQHGGMSGFTSREESPHDPFGTGHASTSVSAAMGMAKARDLAGKDYNVIAVIGDGAATGGMALEAFNNISSLGSKLIVILNDNGMSISPTVGALAKIFRKVRFDKRYYRASEKSKKALGFLPLGNKLWNFGQRVKSSIKGFIMPTTIWEELGMAYMGPIDGHDIKNLEAALVQARDYSHKPTLIHLVTTKGKGYTPAEGNAVYFHGVSPKCKTSPQVKAIPTYSEVFAQTVLQLAKDNPRIVVITPAMPEGNCLSILQNELPDRIFDVGICEQHAVAFAAGLATQGYIPVVAIYSTFLQRSFDQIIHDVCLQDLHVIFAVDRGGIVGDDGKTHQGIFDLSYLSLVPNLILSAPKDENELQHLLYTATKTKGPMAIRYPRSCGTGVRMDSSFKSIPIGTAEVIKKGGDLTIIGVGASVPYAIQAAGELSLNGIESTVVNGRFIKPLDAETIISAVSATKHLITVEENVLTGGFGSAVSSLLHEAGINDIKVKKIAIPDIYVEHGTPSILRAKYGLDSDGIVKAALALLPQVKKIHC; encoded by the coding sequence ATGTCAGAATTATTTGACAGTATAGATAGCCCTGCAGATTTGAAAGGGCTCACCCAAAAACAGCTTGAAAAACTCTCCGAAGAAATCAGACAGGAGATTATTTCCGTTGTAACACAAAACGGCGGTCATTTGGCATCCAGCCTGGGCACCGTTGAGTTAACTGTTGCTTTACACAGGGTTTTTAATACCCCCGATGACAAAATTATTTGGGATGTTGGCCATCAGTCATATGCTCATAAATTGTTGACCGGCCGTAAAAAAGAATTCAAAACGCTGCGTCAGCACGGAGGGATGTCCGGCTTTACGTCGCGCGAGGAAAGCCCGCATGATCCGTTTGGAACCGGACACGCCAGTACGTCCGTTTCGGCCGCTATGGGGATGGCTAAAGCCAGAGACCTTGCCGGCAAGGATTACAATGTTATAGCGGTAATCGGCGACGGGGCGGCGACCGGCGGTATGGCTCTTGAGGCATTTAACAACATCTCTTCTCTTGGTTCAAAACTGATTGTTATTCTTAACGATAACGGTATGTCAATTTCCCCCACGGTAGGGGCACTAGCCAAAATATTCAGAAAAGTTCGTTTCGATAAACGTTATTATCGTGCCAGCGAAAAAAGTAAAAAAGCCCTTGGCTTTTTACCGCTTGGTAACAAGTTATGGAATTTCGGGCAGAGAGTTAAAAGCAGTATAAAGGGTTTTATTATGCCTACCACAATTTGGGAAGAGCTTGGTATGGCATATATGGGGCCGATTGACGGTCACGATATCAAGAACCTTGAGGCTGCGCTGGTTCAGGCAAGGGATTACAGCCACAAACCGACCCTTATTCATCTAGTGACAACCAAAGGAAAAGGCTATACGCCTGCCGAAGGTAATGCTGTCTATTTTCACGGCGTTTCCCCCAAATGCAAAACCTCGCCTCAGGTTAAAGCGATTCCCACTTACAGTGAGGTTTTTGCGCAAACCGTATTGCAGCTGGCTAAAGATAATCCCAGAATTGTTGTTATTACGCCTGCAATGCCCGAGGGGAATTGCCTTAGTATTCTCCAAAACGAATTACCCGATAGGATTTTTGATGTCGGTATCTGTGAGCAACACGCGGTTGCTTTTGCGGCCGGTCTTGCCACACAAGGCTATATCCCCGTTGTTGCAATTTATTCGACTTTCTTGCAGCGTTCCTTTGACCAGATAATACATGATGTTTGCTTACAGGATTTGCATGTTATTTTTGCAGTTGACCGCGGGGGTATTGTCGGAGATGACGGTAAAACCCATCAAGGTATTTTTGATTTATCGTATCTTTCACTTGTTCCCAACCTTATTCTGTCTGCTCCTAAAGATGAAAATGAATTACAGCATTTACTTTATACCGCAACCAAAACCAAAGGTCCGATGGCTATCCGGTACCCGCGCAGTTGCGGAACCGGTGTACGAATGGACAGTTCTTTTAAATCAATTCCGATTGGTACTGCCGAAGTTATCAAAAAAGGCGGTGATTTAACGATTATCGGGGTAGGCGCCTCGGTGCCTTATGCCATACAAGCGGCGGGCGAATTATCCCTAAACGGTATTGAATCAACCGTCGTTAACGGACGATTTATTAAACCGCTGGATGCGGAAACAATTATTAGTGCCGTATCCGCTACAAAGCATCTTATTACCGTGGAAGAAAATGTGTTAACCGGCGGTTTCGGAAGCGCTGTTTCTTCTCTTCTTCACGAGGCCGGAATTAACGATATCAAAGTTAAAAAGATTGCTATCCCGGATATCTACGTGGAGCACGGAACCCCTTCTATTTTGAGGGCCAAATACGGATTGGATTCCGACGGTATAGTTAAAGCGGCGTTAGCGCTACTCCCACAGGTGAAAAAGATTCATTGTTAA
- a CDS encoding small multi-drug export protein, which translates to MSEAIQNLDILKEFIILLLSAAPISELRGAIPLAILTFDFPWYYAFFLAIVGNMLPVPIILLFIEWAAKWLSKIPIMKRFFDWLFERAENKSGVIRKYKRLGLIILVAIPLPLTGAWIGSVVAVLLGIKFKQAFFSIFIGVIIAGIIVTSLTLLGWVGAIIAGAALLTLLICSFIRSKNKNQVA; encoded by the coding sequence TTGAGTGAAGCAATTCAAAACCTTGATATTCTCAAAGAGTTTATTATTCTTCTTTTATCAGCTGCCCCGATTAGTGAACTCAGAGGTGCCATTCCGCTTGCAATTCTCACCTTTGATTTCCCCTGGTACTATGCTTTCTTTTTAGCGATAGTCGGCAATATGCTTCCCGTTCCGATTATTTTATTATTTATAGAATGGGCAGCCAAATGGCTTAGTAAAATCCCAATAATGAAAAGGTTTTTTGATTGGTTATTTGAAAGAGCCGAAAACAAAAGTGGGGTAATTCGTAAATATAAGCGTTTGGGGTTAATAATTTTGGTTGCCATTCCCCTGCCGCTAACCGGGGCCTGGATCGGTTCGGTTGTTGCCGTCCTTCTCGGAATAAAATTTAAACAAGCTTTCTTTTCGATATTTATCGGTGTTATTATTGCCGGGATTATAGTTACATCTTTAACCCTACTCGGCTGGGTCGGGGCAATTATTGCCGGGGCTGCCCTTTTAACGCTGCTTATATGCAGTTTTATTAGATCAAAAAATAAAAACCAAGTTGCATAA